In Chloracidobacterium sp., one genomic interval encodes:
- the ftsH gene encoding ATP-dependent zinc metalloprotease FtsH — MSNFGRNLALWVIIALLLVALFNLFQPSSPRHYASQIAYSDFLNEVGKGQVRDVTIQGRVVTGQLLDGRMFTTYLPPDAGTVTIQKLTERGVRVVARPEESEVNPIFHYLLSWFPMLLLIGVWIFFMRQMQSGGGRAMGFGKSRAKLLTEKHGRVTFDDVAGIDEAKAELQEIVDFLRDPQKFQRLGGRIPKGVLLVGPPGTGKTLLARSIAGEANVPFFTISGSDFVEMFVGVGASRVRDMFEQGKKNAPCIIFIDEIDAVGRHRGAGLGGGNDEREQTLNQLLVEMDGFESNEGVILIAATNRPDVLDPALLRPGRFDRQVVVPNPDVNGREKILRVHMRKVPLAADVDPKVLARGTPGFSGADLANLVNEAALLAARLGKRVVGMAEFEAAKDKVLMGVERKSLVMSEEEKRMTAYHEAGHALVAMSLPECDPVHKATIIPRGRALGLVMSLPEGDRYSKHKSKLLQELAMAMGGRAAEEIVFGPDRVSNGAAGDIKMATEQVRRMVTEWGMSEKLGMVAYADNTQEVFLGHAITQTKNVSEATAQEIDREIRRIIDEAYATAKRILTERRADLDRLAQGLLEYETLSGEEIKALLAGEPIIRKQAEEQPQSDQRRSSVPTSGRVPKTGAAPAGGFGPQPQPNV, encoded by the coding sequence GTGAGCAACTTCGGACGGAACCTCGCCCTTTGGGTCATCATCGCGCTTCTGCTGGTGGCGCTGTTCAACCTGTTTCAGCCCTCCTCGCCGCGCCACTACGCGAGCCAAATCGCCTACTCCGACTTCCTCAACGAGGTCGGCAAGGGGCAGGTGCGCGACGTCACGATCCAGGGCCGGGTGGTCACCGGCCAACTGCTGGATGGGCGGATGTTCACCACCTACCTGCCGCCGGATGCCGGCACCGTGACCATCCAGAAGCTCACCGAGCGCGGCGTACGGGTGGTTGCCCGGCCGGAGGAGAGCGAGGTCAACCCGATCTTCCACTACCTCCTCTCCTGGTTCCCCATGCTTCTCCTCATCGGCGTGTGGATTTTCTTCATGCGCCAGATGCAGTCGGGGGGTGGGCGTGCGATGGGTTTCGGCAAATCGCGCGCCAAGTTGCTCACCGAGAAACACGGGCGCGTGACCTTCGACGACGTCGCCGGCATTGACGAGGCGAAGGCCGAACTCCAGGAAATCGTCGACTTCCTGCGCGATCCGCAGAAGTTCCAGCGTCTTGGCGGGCGGATCCCGAAGGGCGTGCTGCTGGTCGGGCCGCCCGGCACTGGCAAGACATTGCTTGCCCGCTCCATCGCCGGCGAGGCGAACGTGCCGTTCTTCACCATCTCGGGGTCCGACTTCGTCGAGATGTTCGTCGGTGTGGGCGCGTCGCGCGTGCGCGACATGTTCGAACAGGGCAAGAAGAACGCCCCCTGCATCATCTTTATTGACGAGATCGACGCCGTGGGGCGGCATCGCGGCGCGGGTCTGGGCGGGGGCAACGACGAACGCGAGCAGACCCTGAACCAGCTGCTCGTCGAGATGGACGGCTTCGAGTCGAACGAGGGCGTGATCCTGATCGCCGCCACCAACCGCCCCGATGTCCTCGACCCCGCGCTGCTTCGGCCGGGCCGGTTCGACCGCCAGGTGGTGGTGCCGAACCCTGACGTGAACGGGCGCGAGAAGATCCTCCGCGTGCATATGCGGAAAGTTCCGCTTGCCGCCGACGTCGATCCGAAGGTGCTCGCCCGCGGCACGCCCGGCTTCTCCGGCGCCGACCTCGCCAATCTGGTGAACGAGGCCGCCTTGCTCGCCGCCCGGCTCGGCAAGCGGGTGGTCGGCATGGCCGAGTTCGAGGCCGCCAAGGACAAGGTCCTGATGGGGGTGGAGCGCAAGTCCCTCGTGATGAGCGAGGAGGAGAAGCGCATGACCGCCTACCACGAGGCCGGTCACGCTCTCGTTGCGATGTCGCTTCCCGAGTGCGATCCGGTGCACAAGGCGACGATCATTCCGCGTGGCCGTGCGCTGGGCTTGGTCATGTCGCTGCCGGAGGGCGATCGCTACTCCAAGCACAAGTCCAAGCTTCTCCAAGAGCTCGCGATGGCGATGGGCGGTCGCGCGGCGGAGGAGATCGTGTTCGGCCCCGACCGCGTGTCCAACGGTGCGGCCGGCGACATCAAGATGGCGACCGAGCAGGTCCGCCGGATGGTCACCGAGTGGGGCATGAGCGAGAAGCTCGGCATGGTCGCCTATGCCGACAACACCCAGGAGGTGTTTCTCGGCCACGCCATCACGCAGACGAAGAACGTGTCGGAGGCGACCGCGCAGGAGATCGACCGCGAGATCCGCCGCATCATCGACGAGGCCTATGCCACGGCGAAGCGGATCCTCACGGAACGCCGCGCCGACCTCGATCGGCTCGCCCAGGGCCTGCTCGAGTACGAGACGCTGTCGGGGGAAGAGATCAAGGCGCTGCTGGCTGGCGAGCCGATCATCCGCAAGCAGGCGGAGGAGCAGCCGCAGTCCGACCAGCGC